A single genomic interval of Antechinus flavipes isolate AdamAnt ecotype Samford, QLD, Australia chromosome 1, AdamAnt_v2, whole genome shotgun sequence harbors:
- the HPRT1 gene encoding hypoxanthine-guanine phosphoribosyltransferase, with protein MANLSPSIVIDDDEPGYDLDLFCIPKHYAQDLEKVFIPHGLIMDRTERLARDVMKEMGDHHIVALCVLKGGYKFFADLLDYIKALNRNSDKSISMTVDFIRLKSYCNDQSTGDIKVIGGDDLSTLTGKNVLIVEDIIDTGKTMQTLLSLVKQYNPKMVKVASLLVKRTPRSVGYRPDFVGFEIPDKFVVGYALDYNEYFKDLNHVCVISETGKDKYKA; from the coding sequence ATGGCGAACCTGAGCCCCAGCATCGTGATTGATGATGACGAACCAGGCTATGATCTGGACTTGTTTTGCATCCCTAAGCATTATGCCCAAGATTTGGAGAAAGTATTCATTCCTCATGGGCTTATCATGGACAGGACTGAACGTCTGGCACGAGATGTGATGAAGGAGATGGGAGACCACCATATCGTTGCCCTCTGTGTCCTCAAAGGTGGCTACAAGTTCTTTGCTGATTTGCTGGATTATATCAAGGCACTGAACAGGAATAGTGACAAATCAATTTCTATGACGGTAGATTTTATCAGACTGAAGAGCTACTGCAACGACCAGTCTACTGGGGACATAAAAGTGATTGGTGGAGATGATCTCTCAACTTTAACTGGAAAGAATGTCCTGATTGTTGAAGACATAATTGACACGGGTAAAACAATGCAGACTTTGCTTTCCCTGGTCAAGCAGTATAATCCAAAGATGGTGAAAGTTGCCAGCTTGCTGGTGAAAAGAACACCTCGAAGTGTAGGATACAGACCTGATTTTGTTGGATTTGAAATTCCTGACAAATTTGTCGTTGGCTATGCCCTTGACTACAACGAATACTTCAAGGACTTaaaccatgtctgtgtcattagTGAGACTGGCAAAGACAAGTACAAAGCATGA